From a region of the Candidatus Jettenia caeni genome:
- a CDS encoding DNA polymerase III delta' subunit, translated as MSFKTISCQNRIIELFQNAIIKNRLAHAYIFVGQEGIGKTLFSKELAKAIFCQNSRGDACDTCSYCQRISKDNFSDLFLILPEKNSRVIKIEQLKHLQDILNVKPLESKYKIVIIQSADKMNEEASNCLLKTLEEPPSYAIIMLIVTSLESVKETIRSRCQIMRFSPLSVIAVKEILINSFQLDSRQAERLAYLSNGSIERAMLLSHTNAIEKRNWFIDKVLRLEIDDNLAFSKELFNEWHIQDLDTLEEKRSYIKELILLFLLYYRDLLVCKLDNSELPIYYIERRDDLLCKSISLSEDALFSIVKVIKASLEYLDYNANIALLVENMITKILQIQFGNRMNV; from the coding sequence ATGTCCTTTAAAACCATATCTTGTCAAAACCGTATTATAGAGTTATTTCAAAATGCTATCATAAAGAACCGCCTTGCACACGCTTATATTTTTGTAGGTCAGGAAGGTATTGGTAAAACACTATTCTCTAAAGAATTGGCGAAGGCGATTTTTTGCCAAAATTCACGTGGCGATGCATGTGATACCTGCAGTTACTGCCAAAGAATCTCTAAGGATAATTTTTCAGATTTATTTCTGATACTTCCTGAAAAAAACAGTAGGGTAATTAAAATAGAACAGTTAAAACATCTTCAGGATATCTTGAACGTTAAACCTTTAGAATCGAAATATAAAATAGTAATTATCCAATCAGCCGATAAGATGAATGAAGAGGCATCTAATTGTTTATTAAAAACCTTAGAGGAACCTCCATCGTATGCTATTATTATGTTAATCGTAACATCTTTAGAATCTGTTAAAGAAACAATTCGTTCAAGATGCCAGATAATGAGATTCTCTCCTTTATCAGTAATTGCTGTAAAAGAAATCCTTATAAATAGTTTTCAATTAGATAGCAGGCAGGCAGAACGATTAGCTTACTTATCCAATGGTAGCATAGAGAGAGCCATGTTACTCTCTCATACGAATGCCATTGAGAAGAGAAACTGGTTTATTGACAAGGTTTTGAGATTAGAAATTGATGATAATCTGGCCTTTTCAAAAGAACTATTCAACGAATGGCATATTCAGGATTTAGATACATTAGAAGAGAAGCGATCGTACATAAAAGAGCTTATTCTCTTATTTCTTCTCTATTATCGTGATTTACTTGTTTGTAAATTAGATAATTCCGAATTACCTATTTACTATATCGAAAGGAGAGATGATTTACTATGCAAAAGCATCTCCTTATCGGAAGATGCATTATTCAGCATTGTTAAGGTAATTAAGGCATCGCTTGAATATCTTGATTACAATGCCAACATTGCTTTATTAGTTGAAAATATGATAACAAAAATACTTCAGATCCAATTCGGCAACAGAATGAACGTATAA
- a CDS encoding glucose inhibited division protein, with protein sequence MHTDFDVIVVGAGHAGCEAALASARMGMSTALFTINLDTIAQMSCNPAIGGLAKGQLVREIDALGGEMAKIIDETGIQFRMLNTKKGPAVHSPRAQADKRDYQVLMKKRLENQNNLFLRQEIVDDLIVDNKKVKGLIGQSGIKYSAKAVILTTGTFLKGLIHIGGFSTSGGRNGELSSEKLSDSLRKIGFEVGRLKTGTSPRLNGRTIDYKILAPQDGDENPQPFSFSTEKLVRPQVPCYLTYTNSHTHEIVLSNLNRAPLYTGQIQSMGPRYCPSLEDKVVRFSGKEQHQVFLEPEGLNTFEIYCNGISTSMPHDVQEAIVHSIAGLESAEIVRYGYAIEYDFVPPVQLRPSLETKLIENLFHAGQINGTSGYEEAAAQGIMAGINAVLKIQGKEPFILSRSEAYIGVLIDDLVTKGTQEPYRMFTSRAEYRLLLRQDNADRRLMKYGHQYGLISEKQWHALQEKERAITEMVTYMDKKMVGPDTLAKILSRPGQFLEDILILDTSLNETQISKEVKEQIEIEVKYKGYIERQQIQIEKFKRMEDYKIPSCLDYHNISELRKEARQKLSQIRPISLGQAFRISGVSPADISILMIYLTGKIKK encoded by the coding sequence ATGCATACAGATTTTGATGTAATTGTTGTTGGTGCAGGACATGCAGGTTGTGAAGCGGCCCTCGCATCTGCGCGCATGGGTATGAGTACCGCATTGTTTACGATAAATCTCGATACGATTGCACAAATGTCGTGTAACCCTGCTATCGGTGGACTTGCAAAAGGCCAGTTGGTCCGGGAGATCGATGCTCTTGGCGGAGAGATGGCTAAGATTATTGATGAGACAGGTATCCAATTTCGTATGCTCAATACGAAGAAAGGTCCTGCCGTCCATTCTCCACGCGCCCAAGCCGATAAGAGAGACTACCAAGTATTAATGAAAAAAAGATTGGAGAACCAAAACAATCTTTTTTTGAGACAAGAGATTGTTGATGATCTTATTGTTGATAATAAAAAAGTAAAAGGACTTATCGGTCAAAGCGGCATAAAGTATAGCGCAAAAGCAGTTATCCTTACCACCGGTACGTTTTTAAAAGGTCTTATCCATATCGGCGGATTTTCTACCTCTGGTGGAAGGAATGGAGAATTATCGTCTGAAAAATTATCGGATTCCCTACGGAAGATAGGCTTTGAAGTCGGGCGCCTCAAGACGGGCACCTCTCCGCGTCTCAATGGTCGTACTATTGATTATAAGATACTCGCACCACAGGATGGAGATGAAAATCCTCAGCCTTTTTCATTCTCAACGGAAAAGCTTGTTCGTCCTCAAGTCCCTTGTTATCTTACCTATACAAATTCTCACACACATGAGATTGTTCTGTCGAATCTGAATCGTGCGCCACTCTATACAGGGCAGATTCAATCTATGGGGCCGAGATACTGTCCGTCCTTAGAAGATAAAGTCGTTCGTTTCTCAGGAAAAGAGCAGCATCAGGTATTTCTGGAGCCAGAAGGACTGAATACATTTGAGATTTATTGTAATGGGATATCTACCAGCATGCCTCATGATGTTCAAGAAGCAATCGTTCATTCTATCGCTGGTTTGGAATCTGCTGAGATCGTACGGTATGGCTATGCCATTGAATATGATTTTGTGCCGCCTGTTCAACTCCGGCCATCTTTGGAGACCAAGCTTATAGAAAACCTTTTCCATGCCGGTCAGATTAATGGAACTTCTGGTTATGAGGAAGCTGCTGCCCAGGGAATTATGGCAGGTATCAATGCCGTACTCAAGATACAAGGGAAGGAGCCTTTTATCTTGAGCCGTTCTGAAGCATATATTGGTGTGCTGATCGATGATCTGGTTACAAAAGGCACCCAGGAACCTTATCGAATGTTTACCTCTCGTGCTGAATATCGGCTTCTTCTGCGACAGGACAATGCCGATAGAAGGCTAATGAAATACGGGCATCAATACGGGCTTATTTCTGAGAAACAGTGGCATGCATTACAGGAAAAAGAACGAGCCATTACAGAGATGGTAACATATATGGATAAAAAAATGGTAGGACCGGATACTTTAGCAAAGATATTGAGTCGTCCAGGCCAGTTTCTTGAGGATATACTTATACTAGATACATCGCTGAATGAAACACAAATTTCAAAGGAAGTAAAAGAACAAATAGAAATTGAGGTAAAGTACAAAGGGTATATAGAACGTCAGCAAATCCAAATAGAAAAGTTTAAGAGAATGGAAGACTATAAGATTCCCTCTTGTCTTGATTATCATAACATTTCTGAACTAAGAAAAGAAGCACGTCAAAAACTATCCCAAATTAGACCTATTTCTCTAGGGCAAGCCTTTCGTATTTCGGGTGTCTCCCCCGCTGATATTTCCATTCTCATGATTTATCTTACAGGAAAAATAAAAAAATAA
- a CDS encoding transcription termination factor Rho, translating to MAVANGKKESVIVDQETNEKYEEIKRGEMHITELQKMTIKELQETAKKEGIKEYTGMKKQDLIFKILKERVNQNGLMYGEGVVEVLPEGFGFLRSPDYNYLPCPDDIYISPSQIRRFGIRTGAIVSGQIRPPKDTERYFALLRVEAINFENPEIMGEKIIFDDLTPLHPTERLFLEKESSELETRIMDLVTPIGKGQRGLIVAPPRTGKTVLLQKIANSIRKNHPEVYLIILLIDERPEEVTDMDRSVDAEVIGSTFDEPASRHIQVAEMVIEKAKRMVEYGKDVVVLLDSITRLARAYNTEVPHSGKILSGGVDASALQKPKRFFGAARNIEEGGSLTIVATALVDTGSRMDEVIFEEFKGTGNMELHLDRKLADRRLFPAIDITRSGTRKEELVVNTEELKRMWVLRKVLNEMNPIEAMELLKNRLAKTKTNAEFLITMNIT from the coding sequence ATGGCAGTAGCAAACGGTAAAAAAGAATCTGTCATTGTAGATCAAGAAACAAATGAAAAATATGAAGAAATTAAACGTGGTGAAATGCATATTACAGAATTACAAAAGATGACTATTAAGGAATTACAAGAAACAGCAAAAAAAGAGGGTATTAAAGAATATACAGGGATGAAGAAACAAGACCTGATCTTTAAGATTCTCAAAGAAAGGGTCAATCAGAATGGACTCATGTATGGTGAAGGTGTTGTGGAGGTGCTTCCGGAAGGATTCGGATTTTTGAGATCGCCTGATTATAATTATCTGCCCTGCCCGGATGATATCTATATCTCCCCATCGCAGATCCGCAGATTTGGTATACGAACAGGCGCTATAGTATCTGGCCAGATCAGGCCCCCAAAGGACACAGAACGGTATTTTGCCCTACTTCGGGTAGAAGCCATCAATTTTGAAAACCCGGAGATTATGGGAGAAAAGATTATTTTTGACGATCTGACTCCTTTACACCCAACAGAAAGACTTTTTCTTGAAAAAGAGTCTTCAGAGCTTGAAACAAGGATTATGGACCTGGTTACCCCTATTGGAAAAGGACAAAGAGGTCTCATTGTTGCGCCACCTCGCACCGGTAAAACAGTATTGTTACAGAAAATTGCCAATAGTATTAGGAAGAACCATCCAGAGGTTTATTTAATTATTCTTTTAATTGATGAAAGACCAGAAGAAGTAACAGATATGGATCGGTCTGTTGATGCAGAAGTTATTGGTTCTACCTTTGATGAACCTGCAAGCCGACATATCCAGGTAGCTGAAATGGTAATTGAAAAGGCAAAACGAATGGTGGAATATGGCAAAGATGTTGTCGTTTTACTCGATTCCATTACTCGTCTGGCAAGGGCATACAACACTGAGGTTCCCCATAGTGGAAAAATTCTTTCTGGTGGTGTGGATGCCAGTGCACTCCAAAAGCCTAAGAGGTTTTTTGGTGCGGCAAGAAACATTGAAGAAGGCGGCAGTCTCACCATCGTTGCAACAGCATTGGTCGATACAGGAAGCAGAATGGATGAGGTTATCTTTGAGGAGTTTAAAGGTACAGGCAACATGGAACTGCATTTGGACAGGAAGTTAGCCGATCGCAGATTATTCCCGGCTATTGATATAACACGGTCCGGAACCCGAAAAGAAGAATTGGTTGTAAATACCGAAGAGCTAAAACGCATGTGGGTACTCCGAAAAGTATTGAATGAGATGAATCCTATAGAAGCAATGGAACTACTCAAGAATAGATTGGCAAAGACAAAGACCAACGCTGAATTTCTGATAACCATGAATATTACATAA
- a CDS encoding phosphohydrolase — protein MQIFQLLVYLLLPVCIIAGYFICIIVSKKKQSASEKRIKELILESQREAEKIRKEAELAVKAELYQRREAFEKETQETKMELRQQEKRLSKREDNLERKMELLTKKERYIDTLSANFALKEKKLDEKRLELENAIEEENKALLKISNLSKDDAEKLLLSRLEKELDVKCSELISKKISETKENAEQTAISLISTAIQRCAATHTAENIVSAIELPNNEMKGRIIGREGRNIRAFEKATGIDVIVDDTPGVIVLSGFDSVRREIARQSMEKLILDGRIHPAHIEEVVKETEKEIEQIIQETGKQTCFELGIHNVNPELIKLLGRLKYRTSYGQNQLQHSIEVSNLMGIIAGELKLDVSLAKRCGLFHDIGKAIGPEMEGTHAVAGADLAKRYDERPEVVNAIAGHHEEAQIESVYTVLVSAADAISAGRPGARRETLEKYIKRLEKLENIATSFGGVEGAYAIQAGREIRVMVCPEKVNDKVAAKMCYDIAKEIEEQLEYPGEVIVTVIRETRFIEHAK, from the coding sequence ATGCAAATATTCCAATTACTGGTGTACCTCCTTCTTCCCGTATGTATTATTGCTGGATACTTTATCTGTATTATTGTATCCAAAAAGAAGCAATCAGCCAGTGAAAAGAGAATAAAAGAGCTTATTCTTGAATCGCAGCGGGAAGCTGAAAAGATCAGGAAGGAAGCCGAATTGGCAGTAAAAGCCGAGCTATATCAACGCAGAGAGGCTTTTGAAAAAGAAACGCAAGAGACTAAGATGGAGTTAAGGCAACAAGAAAAAAGGCTAAGTAAAAGAGAAGATAATCTGGAACGCAAAATGGAATTATTAACAAAGAAAGAGCGGTATATTGATACACTTTCTGCCAATTTTGCTCTGAAAGAGAAAAAGTTAGATGAAAAAAGGTTAGAACTTGAAAATGCTATAGAAGAAGAGAATAAAGCACTTCTTAAAATCTCTAATTTATCCAAAGATGATGCTGAAAAACTCCTCCTAAGCCGGTTAGAAAAAGAGCTCGATGTCAAATGTTCTGAATTAATTTCAAAAAAAATATCAGAAACAAAAGAAAATGCGGAACAAACCGCCATATCACTAATTAGTACTGCAATTCAACGTTGTGCTGCAACTCACACAGCTGAAAATATTGTAAGTGCAATTGAACTCCCGAATAATGAGATGAAAGGACGTATTATTGGACGAGAGGGAAGGAATATCCGTGCCTTTGAGAAGGCGACAGGGATTGATGTTATTGTAGATGATACTCCAGGCGTTATTGTGCTCTCCGGGTTCGATAGTGTTCGCCGGGAAATAGCAAGGCAATCGATGGAAAAATTGATTCTGGATGGAAGAATTCATCCGGCACATATTGAAGAAGTTGTTAAGGAAACAGAAAAAGAAATCGAACAAATTATTCAGGAGACTGGAAAACAAACTTGCTTTGAGTTAGGCATTCATAATGTTAACCCAGAATTGATAAAACTCCTTGGCAGGCTTAAATACAGGACTAGCTATGGGCAAAATCAGTTACAGCATTCAATTGAGGTTAGTAACCTTATGGGTATTATTGCAGGTGAATTAAAATTAGATGTCTCACTAGCAAAAAGATGTGGTCTTTTCCATGATATTGGTAAGGCTATCGGGCCTGAAATGGAAGGTACCCATGCAGTTGCAGGTGCAGACCTGGCGAAACGCTATGATGAGAGGCCCGAAGTTGTTAATGCAATTGCCGGACATCACGAGGAAGCACAAATTGAATCTGTGTATACGGTATTGGTGAGCGCAGCAGATGCTATTTCAGCGGGAAGGCCAGGTGCAAGGAGAGAAACCCTTGAAAAATACATTAAACGGCTCGAAAAACTTGAGAATATTGCAACTTCTTTTGGCGGTGTCGAGGGCGCTTATGCCATTCAAGCAGGAAGAGAAATACGGGTAATGGTGTGTCCTGAAAAGGTAAATGATAAAGTTGCTGCTAAGATGTGTTACGATATTGCCAAAGAAATTGAAGAACAATTGGAATATCCGGGAGAAGTTATCGTTACCGTTATTCGAGAGACACGATTTATTGAGCATGCGAAGTAG
- a CDS encoding acylphosphatase, producing MTREHVSIHGKVQGVFFRASAKDMAYLLGVKGWIKNCFDGSVEAVFEGEKEAVDSVVNWCRKGPPGALVTSIDVEKEKYLGEFNDFSIVYSHA from the coding sequence ATGACAAGAGAACATGTTTCTATTCATGGTAAGGTTCAAGGTGTGTTTTTTCGCGCTTCTGCAAAAGATATGGCTTATCTTCTCGGTGTTAAGGGATGGATTAAGAATTGCTTTGATGGCAGCGTTGAGGCTGTTTTTGAAGGTGAAAAAGAAGCAGTCGATAGTGTTGTGAATTGGTGTAGAAAAGGACCTCCTGGCGCTTTAGTTACCAGTATAGATGTGGAAAAAGAAAAATATTTGGGTGAATTTAACGATTTCTCAATAGTTTACTCGCATGCTTGA
- a CDS encoding two-component response regulator, with the protein MKLDTKHTIDYPKDTDNYVYAIVEMVRGPFIILDGKLQVTMANQSFHRMFNTTKEETENKHIYELGNGQWNIPRLRMLLEELLLKNMQFRDFTIEHNFPNIGYKMMLFNACKIYKKDKQVEMVLLTIEDITRIKRAEEQLCKLSQVVELSPNSIAITDTRGTIEYINPKFTQITGYTSEEIVGQNLCILKSGGITHEEYKCLWDTVTSGCVWQGEFHNMKKDGDSYWTDVCISPIRNSEKDIINFLVIMEEITERKHCETHLMYLADKDPLTNLFNRRRFHKELERWVAHAQRYGTNGALFFLDLDNFKHINDTFGHQVGDELLIKFANLLREQMRETDILARLGGDEFAIIIPYADEGKARSVSRKIMGLMRDNILINEIQPLGISVSIGIVLFPEHGNEVETLLTYADLAMYSAKEEGRNRACIFSPAHKIQFETRLIWERRIRDAIKNNQFVLHLQPILSVRHSMISGYEALLRMVDEKGELVTPINFLTIAERFGLIREIDRWVIRNGIHLITEYQFAKRGLLINFNLSSKSFSDSELVFLIKQELAKTNINPRCLVFEITETAIIENMVKAQYFIKSLKAIGCRFALDDFGTGFSSFSHLKHFPIDYLKIDSSFIFDLPYNSASQHLVKAMVEVACGLGIQTVAEGVDCRNTMQILREFGVNYAQGYYIGRPSKISEIF; encoded by the coding sequence ATGAAACTTGATACAAAACATACCATAGATTATCCCAAAGATACCGATAATTATGTATATGCTATAGTGGAGATGGTACGGGGACCCTTTATAATCCTTGATGGAAAACTGCAAGTGACGATGGCAAATCAATCTTTCCACCGGATGTTCAATACCACAAAAGAGGAAACCGAGAACAAGCATATATATGAGCTTGGAAATGGCCAGTGGAATATACCGCGTTTGCGGATGCTGCTTGAAGAACTACTCCTTAAGAATATGCAGTTTCGAGACTTCACGATAGAGCATAATTTCCCAAATATTGGATATAAAATGATGTTGTTCAATGCTTGCAAAATTTACAAAAAGGATAAACAAGTGGAAATGGTTTTGCTAACTATTGAGGATATTACCAGGATAAAGCGTGCAGAAGAACAACTTTGCAAGTTATCTCAAGTCGTAGAACTAAGTCCAAATTCGATTGCAATCACTGATACAAGAGGTACGATCGAATATATTAATCCAAAATTCACCCAAATAACAGGCTATACATCTGAAGAAATCGTCGGTCAAAATCTCTGTATCTTAAAATCAGGTGGGATAACACACGAAGAATACAAATGTTTATGGGATACGGTGACTTCTGGTTGTGTATGGCAGGGGGAATTTCACAACATGAAAAAGGATGGTGACTCTTATTGGACAGATGTATGCATTTCACCTATCAGGAATTCTGAAAAGGATATTATCAATTTTCTTGTAATTATGGAAGAAATTACAGAACGCAAACATTGTGAGACACACCTTATGTATCTCGCTGATAAAGACCCACTTACCAATTTATTTAATCGTCGCCGCTTCCATAAGGAATTAGAGCGTTGGGTTGCACATGCCCAGAGGTACGGTACTAATGGGGCATTGTTCTTTCTCGACCTGGATAACTTCAAGCACATCAATGATACCTTCGGCCATCAAGTAGGGGATGAATTGCTGATAAAGTTTGCCAATTTACTGAGAGAACAGATGCGTGAGACCGATATACTTGCCAGGCTGGGCGGTGATGAGTTCGCTATTATCATACCGTATGCAGATGAAGGTAAAGCAAGGTCAGTCTCAAGAAAGATTATGGGATTGATGAGAGACAATATTCTTATAAATGAGATACAACCCCTTGGTATTTCTGTTAGCATTGGTATCGTTCTGTTTCCTGAACATGGGAATGAAGTGGAAACATTACTTACCTATGCTGATTTAGCTATGTACAGTGCAAAGGAGGAAGGACGTAACCGTGCTTGTATTTTTTCGCCTGCACATAAAATACAATTCGAGACGCGCCTCATTTGGGAAAGACGTATTCGGGATGCCATAAAGAATAATCAATTTGTATTACATCTACAGCCCATACTGAGTGTAAGGCATAGCATGATCAGTGGTTATGAGGCATTGCTTCGTATGGTGGATGAAAAAGGAGAACTTGTTACTCCTATTAATTTTCTTACTATTGCAGAGCGCTTTGGTCTAATCCGTGAAATTGACCGATGGGTAATACGCAACGGCATCCATCTCATTACAGAATATCAATTTGCTAAGAGAGGGTTACTTATTAATTTCAATCTCTCCAGCAAGTCATTTAGTGATTCAGAATTAGTGTTCCTGATCAAGCAGGAACTAGCGAAAACAAATATTAATCCAAGATGCCTTGTGTTTGAAATTACAGAAACTGCTATTATTGAAAATATGGTAAAGGCACAGTATTTTATTAAATCACTGAAAGCCATAGGTTGCCGATTTGCCCTTGATGATTTTGGTACAGGATTTTCTTCATTCAGTCACCTCAAACATTTTCCTATCGACTATTTGAAAATTGATAGTAGTTTTATCTTTGACTTACCATACAATTCAGCGAGCCAACACCTGGTTAAAGCAATGGTAGAGGTAGCGTGTGGGCTGGGAATACAGACTGTAGCCGAGGGTGTAGATTGTAGGAATACGATGCAGATATTGCGAGAATTTGGTGTTAATTACGCCCAAGGATACTATATCGGTCGACCTAGTAAAATATCTGAGATATTCTAG
- a CDS encoding isoleucyl-tRNA synthase, translated as MDYKKTLNLPTTKFPMKANLLEKEPEIQKKWEKEQLYKEVRKARAGKEKYILHDGPPYPTGELHIGTGLNKILKDFIVRFYTMRGYDAPYVPGWDCHGLPIEHRVMQEVGAEIKNLTKPEIRKKCKKYAEKFVKLQKEQFKALGVMGDWEHPYLTFNPQYEAGVIEVFEKLVKRGCIYRSQKPIHWCTRCQTALAEAELEYRNETSPSIYVNFKITDNGVNDLLKGIDNDALYVMIWTTTPWTLPANLAVALHSEYEYAAIRYMNPRTHKKEVSILADKRVEFVMSLLGIQGYEYLGKVHGGVLEGIKYQHPFLKRVGSIVLASYVTLSDGTGCVHIAPGHGQEDYLTGIKYQLPPLSPVNAVGIFTDEAGEFAGQNIKEGNTSIIKKLEDAGILFYKTDFTHSYPHCWRCKDPVIFRATEQWFVNLDHNNLRQRILEEIKQAQWIPSWGESRMAKMISERPDWCISRQRSWGVPIPAFYCIDCGQELINTDTIHSVKDKFEAEGADIWFYKDVSYFLPPGTKCSQCAGIRFEKEMDIFDVWFESGSSHRAVLQKRSDLAYPADLYLEGTDQHRGWFQLSLLPSVGAWDKAPFKSVLTHGFVVDEKGEKMSKSLGNFISVEDTLKEFGADILRLWTSSMDYQNDMNVSHNLIVRCSDAYRRIRNTFRYLLSNLYDFDPKVNTTSYEELLEIDRWALHKTQELIKDVTSAYESFQFHRVFHNIYNFCTVEMSAFYLDILKDRLYTFAQNSKERRAAQTVIYYILPNLVKLSAPIIVHTAEEAWSAIIHKDEDVWSIHLATFPNYTPEWIDNSLHEKWEKLINIRSDVARELEKMRSAKLIGNSLEASVNLYPENEELWRFLKNYENELPTVFIVSEVKLDRNISSKAVKGELTNGLWIECNVSQHKKCERCWNFRESVGLSKEHPTLCGRCITALQ; from the coding sequence ATGGATTATAAAAAAACACTGAATTTACCTACCACAAAATTTCCTATGAAGGCAAATCTCCTCGAAAAAGAGCCTGAAATTCAAAAGAAATGGGAAAAAGAACAGCTCTATAAAGAGGTACGCAAGGCACGTGCAGGCAAGGAGAAATATATACTGCACGACGGGCCTCCTTATCCTACGGGTGAATTACACATCGGTACCGGTTTAAATAAGATATTAAAGGACTTTATTGTCCGCTTTTATACCATGAGAGGTTATGATGCACCGTATGTTCCTGGTTGGGATTGTCACGGGCTGCCTATTGAACATCGTGTAATGCAAGAGGTTGGGGCAGAAATTAAAAACTTAACGAAACCAGAAATAAGAAAAAAATGTAAAAAATACGCGGAGAAATTTGTAAAACTCCAAAAGGAACAGTTTAAGGCCTTAGGAGTAATGGGAGACTGGGAACATCCATATTTAACATTCAATCCTCAATATGAGGCTGGCGTTATTGAAGTTTTTGAAAAACTGGTAAAAAGGGGGTGTATCTACAGAAGCCAAAAGCCTATCCACTGGTGTACCCGATGTCAAACAGCTCTTGCAGAAGCAGAACTTGAATATCGTAATGAGACAAGCCCCTCGATCTATGTAAACTTTAAAATTACTGATAATGGTGTGAATGATCTATTGAAAGGCATTGATAACGATGCTTTGTACGTTATGATATGGACGACAACACCGTGGACACTTCCCGCAAACCTTGCTGTTGCGCTTCATTCAGAATACGAATATGCTGCTATTCGCTATATGAATCCAAGAACACACAAGAAGGAAGTTTCTATCCTCGCTGATAAGAGGGTAGAATTTGTTATGTCTCTCTTAGGTATTCAGGGTTACGAATATCTTGGTAAGGTACACGGGGGGGTATTGGAGGGTATAAAATACCAGCATCCTTTTCTGAAGAGAGTGGGTTCTATTGTGTTAGCAAGTTATGTAACCTTATCGGATGGCACAGGATGTGTTCATATAGCGCCCGGACATGGTCAGGAGGATTATCTTACGGGTATTAAATATCAGCTCCCTCCACTAAGTCCCGTTAATGCGGTTGGTATATTTACCGATGAAGCGGGCGAATTTGCCGGACAAAATATTAAAGAGGGAAATACCTCTATAATAAAAAAACTAGAGGATGCAGGGATATTGTTTTACAAAACAGATTTTACTCATTCCTATCCTCACTGCTGGCGTTGTAAGGATCCAGTTATTTTTAGAGCAACAGAGCAATGGTTTGTAAATCTCGATCATAATAATTTGCGCCAGAGGATATTAGAAGAGATAAAGCAGGCTCAATGGATACCTTCCTGGGGTGAGAGCAGAATGGCAAAGATGATATCAGAGCGTCCAGATTGGTGTATCTCTCGACAGAGGTCATGGGGTGTGCCAATTCCTGCCTTTTATTGTATTGATTGTGGTCAGGAGTTGATAAATACCGATACAATACATTCTGTGAAAGATAAATTTGAGGCTGAAGGAGCTGATATATGGTTTTATAAAGATGTATCCTATTTTTTACCGCCAGGTACTAAATGCTCTCAATGCGCAGGAATTCGGTTTGAGAAGGAAATGGATATCTTTGACGTCTGGTTTGAATCAGGCTCAAGTCATCGCGCTGTTTTGCAGAAACGTAGTGACTTAGCATATCCAGCCGATCTATACCTCGAAGGGACAGATCAACATCGGGGGTGGTTTCAACTCTCATTACTTCCATCTGTTGGGGCATGGGATAAAGCTCCCTTCAAATCTGTGTTAACCCATGGGTTTGTTGTAGATGAAAAAGGCGAAAAGATGTCTAAGTCTCTCGGAAACTTTATATCAGTTGAAGATACTTTAAAGGAATTTGGTGCAGATATTCTCAGACTGTGGACTTCCTCTATGGATTACCAAAATGATATGAATGTGTCCCATAATTTAATTGTTAGATGCTCAGATGCCTACAGGCGCATTCGCAATACATTCAGGTATTTACTGAGTAATCTCTACGATTTTGATCCTAAGGTAAATACCACTTCCTACGAAGAATTATTAGAGATAGACCGCTGGGCGCTTCATAAAACACAAGAGTTGATTAAGGATGTTACATCAGCTTACGAGTCTTTCCAATTTCACCGGGTTTTTCACAATATCTACAATTTTTGTACTGTGGAAATGAGTGCTTTTTATTTGGATATCCTGAAGGATCGGTTATATACCTTCGCGCAAAATTCAAAAGAGCGACGTGCTGCACAGACGGTAATATACTATATCCTTCCGAATTTAGTAAAATTGTCTGCACCGATTATTGTCCATACGGCTGAGGAGGCATGGTCTGCTATCATCCATAAAGACGAAGACGTATGGAGTATTCATTTAGCAACATTTCCTAACTATACTCCTGAATGGATAGATAACTCTTTGCATGAGAAATGGGAAAAACTGATCAATATAAGAAGTGATGTGGCAAGGGAGCTTGAAAAGATGCGTTCCGCCAAGTTGATAGGCAACTCACTGGAAGCATCTGTCAATCTTTATCCGGAGAATGAAGAACTTTGGCGATTTCTCAAAAACTACGAGAATGAACTTCCTACAGTATTTATTGTATCTGAGGTAAAATTAGATAGGAATATTTCATCAAAAGCAGTGAAAGGGGAATTAACGAATGGTCTTTGGATAGAATGTAATGTGTCACAACATAAGAAGTGTGAAAGGTGTTGGAACTTTAGAGAAAGTGTGGGATTAAGCAAGGAGCATCCTACACTCTGTGGAAGGTGTATTACAGCACTTCAATAG